The Dasypus novemcinctus isolate mDasNov1 chromosome 22, mDasNov1.1.hap2, whole genome shotgun sequence genomic sequence tgcactccttgcacgtggggctcccctatgcagaggacacccctgcgtggcatggcactccttgcatgcacaaCCTTGTTAATGTAAGGTAGTGCATCATGAGTATCAGAAAGAAACCCAAAGGGTCATTCACCATAGGACACATTTGTGGAGGAGCCACTGAAGAAATCAACTGAGGATATAAAGGAGCAGTAGGTTGAACAGGAAAAACATGTGCTTCCAGATCATCTAATCCCAATATACTAGTGGGATGCAAAACTTAAAGTCTGAGAATTTCACTGGGATTAATGGAAACATTTTCATCCAAAAAAGGATTAGTATTTTGGGAAGGCATATAACAATCAGGGTCATTATTATTGCCCCTATCTGAACCTGAGTTTTTGTTATCATGAGATTCCTGCTTAACAgcagttttagaaaatataataacctcatcatcatctccatcttttgaTTGCAAAGGATCTAGTGCAGCAGCAATCTGATGACATAAAGCCCAAACAGACAAAGGAACAGTCTCATCTTTCTGATAAGCTCGGCAAAGCACCTTCATAACTAATTTGCATTGTTTCAAATTTAAGATATTTCATCCCTGTggttgaaaccaataacaatgtTTTTGAACTAAAGCAAAAAGCTCAAGCAATTCCAAAGTTTTAACAGGCACCCCAGTGATTTTCAGTAAACTTTTCAAAACCTCAGAATATTCTTCCAGTCGTCctgtttgattacccattactcTGATGATCCTTGAAAATGTTACTTACCATAAGATTCAAGTCGAAAACTTAGTGGACAATGCTCGTGACCCTCGCAGGTGTCCTTTCCACTGGTTCCTCAATACTGCAGAGAAgagagcttcttcaggccctacATTGGGTATCAGATATTGCAACCAAccaagggtatcaggaatgaaaagcaAGAGAGacgggatcaggggatctgcaagtcaATGCCTACAGACAAGCTTATTTCTGTTCAGCTACCCATTTATAGAGAAAGTCTGCATGCTAAAAGCACATACAGATTTATGGTTGTCATCTTATTATTAGAAACAGGGAAAgaccatttattttttaactattaaagtgacttttttctttctactaaacTGGCCTGTTGACCAAGGGAGGCTtaacaaagaacattcttttcttgttctgtatCCTAGGTTACATCATGTCTTATTTCTTCAGCCAACAAGTCATTACTTCCTTCAGAGCATTTCCaataagtgtggattatagtttacattattgttcaCTCTCTCCCAcgtaattttgtaagttatgacaagatatataatgaccattATCTGACATTGCAagatcattcaggacaatcccaatgTGCAGAATTTTATGCCCCCTTTTGTATCAAGTAAACTCCTTTCttacaaaaataattcattaatttttatttcacttacatGATTGAAATGATAGTGTTTTTCCAGTGATGTTGAAATtatttaagaaaggaaaataagttaATTATAATAAGGTTTAATATTTGagtaaattttgatatgtttacAAGAAGGTAGAAAAATTGTTGtgtcttctttattcttttatttgcaaAGTATCTGAGAAAGTACCTGATACTATCTTCTTTAGGTACACTCACAAAGCAGACATACTTTGAGAGGtagcttcctctttcttctttatatttcgACATGTAGAGGCTCTTTTGGGGAAGGAAGAAGCAATGATATGTGAGAAAATTAGAGTTGTGGGATGAAATGTCAGAAGAAAAAACTGCAAGAAATTCTGAATAGAGATGCAGTTATTGGGGAGTTTCTATAAAGAGGGCATCATTAAATGTATGagaaaaactaaggggagaagaAAATTATTTGAGGTTACTAGAGTAAAAATGTTAATGAACATGGAATCTCCTTTTTGGGGAACCCATGGGATCCTAGGATTTATAAGTGCAAGAAATTCAGAGAAATTATATAATCTTTAATACATTTAGATATttgttgatttctgaactcttagaAAAGAATTTTCATAGTCATTTATGTTTTGTGTGTTTAAAGACTTTTACTGTACTTGTTTAAAATAGACATGATAAAACACATATTGTTTTTGATTCTgtgattcataaaatataattgtaTCAAAAATCCactgaaaataaattattcctaagttttaaagaaaattatgaatGAGACTCTGCTCTACTAAATTATTTAACCTGCTTTGTAGAATGTCTAGAGAACCAGGCATATTATTGAGAGTGAGATATATATACTTCCAGGCAAGAAAGGTTTTCAGGTTTACACTCTCAGTGACTGAAGATAGGAGAACATTATTGCACATGGTAATTCAGTTTGGGTtgcaaaataatttcttcattttcaaaacttGTCTCTCCTTTTTGGATATTTGCCTGCTTTTTTATGAACCCCACATCTCTAGACATAAACATCCTGAGAGATTGTGTCCCCTGGGTCCTGGAAAGAATGTTTTAAGAATAAACAGGCTATTCTCCACACCTACAAGGTGAGGCAGCCAAATCGGGaaaattctttctccttttcccaattcttcctattttcttcccttctaatTTGTTTTCCTTGGTTTCAGCACCATGGACAAAACCACAACTGTCAATTGTGTTACATATTTTCTTAGGCAAATTTACTTTGCAATCCTAGGAAAGAGATGTCAACTGACTTTCTCATATTGGGGACTCAATTGAAAAAACTCTTCCGTGTGAAGTGGAAAGAAAATTGGCCATATGTGTTAGGGAATGGCAAGTGGTTACATCCCATTGATCACCACAGACATATGATTGCCTTAATATTCTCaaaatttaattcattaatattatgggaagcaaagaaagaaataaagaaaaatattgcattatATCCCCTGCTAAATCTGACTATTCACATTTGGTAATGACACTAgataatttcctttaatttttggGTCTAAAAGCTcacatttctctttttggggtaatAATTACTGGTATCTACAGTGTGTGTTTTGCCTCTTGCACTATCCTTTAGTAATAAAACCTCAGCCTTTTAGGCAAGGAATATGTTTGTATGATTCTTATATCTTGTCAagctttttgtcctttttttctcttgattttgcATTTTTGTTGCTTTGTAGGGGAAATAATTATATAGTCATTACATTAATAATTCTCTGCTATATTATATGCTTCCAATATGATACAACTAAATAACAGTCAAAGAGTGCATTGTTATTCTGATCCTCAATATGTATCATCTACATTAATTCTTACAAAACCTCAATGAAGGAAACATTAGTATCATTCCTATTTTATCttcagaaaactgaggctcagagaacttAAGTAAATATCTCAGTTTCTTGAGATAAGTTGTGAAACTAGAACTGGAACTGTGCctttctagttttagagatatgtgCCAGgtcattcattcttttcaaggATCACTGTCTCAATTTTTAACTTGTTTCCCTTGGTGGTGAGAAATCCATTCTGTTGATGAATCATGACcagaaattttctttcttcatgttaTTTTCATTCAGGGTGTTGTTTATGAagtaattttccttctcaaatcaTTGTGATATGGTCTTAAGTTTTATTAGTCAGGTTGGCTTCCTGAGCCTTGACCTAAATGGTTGCTTATGACTCTGGGCTCTGATGGCTTCTCTCTTGGCTGAGTGATTTGCATGCACTGTCTTGAAATTCTTCATAACTTTTAATCAAGTGACTGTGTTTTTCAAGTCCCTCCAGTTAGGTAGCTCAAAGTTTTATTAGCTTTAGAATTTTAGATTTGTTATTAATCACTCTAGTCCTCTAAAGATTAGCTTACTGATGCTGTGAGATAATCACCAAGAGTTGGGGAATTCTGAATCTGTGGAGTCAGACAACTAGCTATTCTTCACAGATGTGTGAAGCCATTTGTAAAGTAGGTCATGTCTCCATAAATATTCAACCTGTCACCCCACATTCTACCTTattccactgatttttttttctctttattccagCCACAAACTTTATATTAACTGATGCCTTTATTGTGAGTCTTAATATCTTATAGGTGCATCCACTGCTTATTCTTCTTTTGTTAAAATGCATTGGGGTAGTCTACTGTCATTATAATATGCCCTGGCCAGATTGAGAATGGACTGTCTAAAGGCTTCCACCTGATCTCTCACAGTCTGATAACTCATTTCCCAACATGAAAAACCTGGTGTATGGTTTGTCTAATTGCCAATTATGGTTTAATCCAAATTATATCATGAGTAGGTGGGTAAGTGACTATTGTGTGTGTGCAGTACCCAGAATGTCCACTGTAGATTAGATCTGAACCATGACTCTTTAAGTTACATGCACACTGTATGCCCCTATTGCAGGTGAACCATAATGCCAAGATTCTTAGAGTATGAATGTCAATCAAATCATGTGTCCAATGCTCTTAAAAGATATTCATATTCTCTTTCTGTAGGGTCAATAGGGTCAGAAACAGTGAATGTAGATTCTTGAATGGGTAGCCttacatttcaaaatatattttcatggtCTTGTCTGATGGCTTGTCTTCCTAAATATGTAATAATGTTGGCAACTTTTAGCATTTTAGTGTCATTTGTCACTTACAGGTTCCTCAAGATGAGGAATATCATAAATTTGTTCATTTGATTCAGAATCATCTCAGCATCTACAAACTCATTGCTTTAGATTAGTATGAGTTTGTTGccaggaaaggaaaataatacaaAGTTTTAATGAACTCTTCCTATTTCACCAGTATCATTTCATACAACAATACAACCTGtcaaaaaggagaataaaaatgtttaaatggttTTGAAAGTTATAATCTCCATGTCCCagcaaaagggaaaataataaagtcattataCAAAAGGAATTCTGCAGAATTTTTTTCAACATGACTGCAGTTACATGTGATTTCACAGGATTCTTTGAACAATTTGTCTACTTTAATGCCAAAACACCTTTGTTTAGAGAATTTTCACAATTTATGTGACCCATgggttatttcatttttgttaattATTGATTGCAATGTCATTGGCTTTAATTATTTACTTCCCtgattagagaaaaaaattatgacaTACCCTTGAAAAATCCCGCTTAACTCATACATGAATTAGCAGTTGCTTTAGAGTTGAGTAATGATGACCCTACATCAATATACTCAAAATTTTATAACAACAACTATAATATTACTAGTAATAGTATTTTACTGCTCACATTAAAATGTGTTAATTAAGAAGGATAATACAGATCAACAGACCTCATTCTATTTACTAGAGTAAATAGGCAAAttactttgtttcatttcttgTAAGAGTGCATTAGAATATATAACAAATAAATTATAGCAACTAATATTCTAAAATGAATTCACCATTAGGGTTTCAAAGCCAGTTTCTATCAGTTCAATTTTCTCCAATATTACCTAGGAATGCATTGTTTCACACACCTATATTAGACATTCCATTCATTTTGGTAACCATTCCatctgtatatatacatattataaatTACTTGAGACAGAGTATACAAtcaaacctcagttttctcattgctTGACTATTTATGCTTCAGAAGATTTCTGAAATTGCTTTCAGTCAGAAGTTCCTTCTGATTGCTCTACTCATGGCCTGCTTCACCTCCTTGTTCCTCAAGGTATAGATCAGTGGATTTAGTACAGGAGTCACCACACTGTACATGAGGGCAATGACTGCATCCTGGTCCATGGAGCTGCCTGAAGCAGGACGAGTGTAGGTGAAGAGAACAGGAACATAGAAAAGAATAACAACCATGAAGTGGGAGGCACAGGTGGACAGTGCTTTCTGAAGCATTCTGAAAGAATGGGTCTTGAAGAAGAGGTAGGTAAGAATATAGAAATAGGACAGAATTGTAAGAAAGAAGGGGCCCATGCCAATGGTGCCTGAGACAGTATTAATCAACCACTGGTTAAGGTCAATGTTCCCACAGGCCAGTTCCAGCATGGCCTTAACATCGCAGAAGAAATGATGGATATGGTTGGAACCACAGAAGTTCAAACGAGAGGTCATTATGGAGTGCAGCAGGGCATGGAAGAAACCAATGGTCCAGATGGTGCTGGCCATCTGGATGCAGAGCTGATGATTCATGATGACAGTGTAATGAAGTAGTTTGCAGATAGCCACAAGACGGTCCAAGGCCATCATGCCCAACAGCAAGGCCTCTGTGCTGCCCAGGAAGTCAAAGAAATGCAGCTGACTTATGCATCCCAAAAAGGAAATTGCTTTGCGTGAAGAGACTAAATTCTCCAGCATCTTTGGCAGCGTTACTGTGGAGTAGCAGATGTCTAGGCATGAGAGATTTCCTAGGAAGAAATACATAGGGGAGTGGAGTCTTGGGTTAGAGATGACGAGCATCAGAATTGCCCCATTCCCAGACACACTGCCAATGTAGATGGTGCAGAAAACCACAAAGAGCAGAGGCTGCAGCTCTTGGATGTCTGTCAGTCCCAGGAGGAAAAATTCAGTGAGTGAAGTTTTATTTAGCATCACTAGGAAGAAAGGATAGAGAAATATCTGAGAAATATTCAGTATAGAGACAATCCTTCCAGCCTAGGATCATTTCTCTAAGTAAAAAATGCTTTGAGGGAGAGAGTGGTTATTTTTCATGTTCCTAAAATGTTTTACCAAACATAGACCATTAGACTTTTAAATATTAAGCTTCCGTATTAACTGCTGCACAGACCTTTTTTATTTCACTAGACTAATCATTAATATTTCCTTTCTGTCAGAGTTCAATTTACAAGTTCTGTCTTCTCTGACTGTGAACACCtatatatttattcaattttCTTCTTCCTAAGTCAGTACCAACAGGGTGATTTTTAATGTACTTTACCACAGGACCTCAAAAAGTCAAATAAGATGCCACAAAAAGGATTTTAGTAtactaaaagaagaaagagattaaataaTCAGAACCATGACATCTGTAACACacaaaaattgattttaaaaagtcatactaACTCTTCTTTATCTTTCAATGTAAGTAGCCTCAGAGGTGACTTCTTTCTGATCCCTTATGACTCCTATCCCTGGAATGATCATGAATTCCAATCTGCAGTCAGAAGTGAGCCCACATAAGTCAGATATTAGCCTGAGgtgcatttgtaattttttttattgcttttctgcTGGTAAATTTAGTCTTCTTATAATCTGAGCCTTAGTATCATCTCTAAAAAGGATACCCAAATTTCTTCTCAATGCAAAGTGGTATTTATTGCTCTTTTCTGCTTTCTCAGGGACTCTTTTCCATTTCCTAGATACCTGCATTCCTAGGTAAGAAGATCCTTTCTCGATAGACTCAAGAGCTCCTCCTTTAGATCACACAACACTCTCCTCTCCTTGAGTATCCAACACTTCAGCTCCCTTGAAAACGTATCTTGTTTTATACTTGTTTTCTTAGgtcctgcttttattttcatgaatACAGATTTACTGTTCATGTATAAAGGCATAATCTACCTCCAGGGAAGTCACCTTCCTCACCTGTACTTCCGTTAATATGGATTCCAGATCAGTCCCTCCAAATTCCAGTCAGcttctagaatttttaattaaaaagtgtgtttctctttatttctccctctttttaatatattttttaaaagttttaaagattattaggttacataaatgttacataaaatatgtaggggattcccataagccccactccCTACTCAGTCCACAGTTTCCcatattagcaacatctttcattagttcgATACGTAcgctgcaattgatgaacacatattggagcatttgCTCTTAGTGttggttatagtttacattaaagaTTAAACCCTCTCCCACATAATATTATAAGGTAtgtcaagatatataatggcctgtgtctgtcattgcatgGTCATCTGGACAAACACAACATCGTGAAAACTATGCCCCCTCTTCCATCAAATAAACACCTTtcttaaaaaagtattttattaatttttatttaacttacaTATTTGAAATAGTAGTGTTTTTTCAATGATGTAGAAATtattgaagaaatgaaattaattataaaaaggtTTAATATTTGAGTAAATTTTGACATGTTTAAAGGAAGGTATAAAAATTTTTTGGATCTTTTGTTTACAAAGTACTTGACATTATTTCCTATAGATACACTCATATAAGGAGGCATACTTTTTGAGGTAgctttctctttgtccatttcaATTATAAAGGTAGTGACTGTTTTGGGAAGGAAGAAGCAATGATATGTGAGAAACTTAGAAGAGTGGGAGAACATTTTAGAAGAATAAAAACTGCAAGGAATTCTGAATAGAGATTGCAGGTATTGGGGAGATATCTATAAAGAAGTAATAATTCAAAGTATGAGAAATTattgaggggaaaagaaaaagacttgAGGTTACTAGAGTAAAAAATTGAAGGAACTTGGAAACTTTCTTTTGGGAACCCATTGGATTCTAGATTTTGTAAGTGTGTGAAATTTGGAGAAATTATCTCATCTTTAATATACTTAGAAATGTGTTGATTTCCAAAGCCTGAGAAAAGATTTCCATAgccatatatattttatgtatataaaggACATTACCATCCTTGTTTAAAATAGAGTTGATAACCCACATATCATTTTTGATTCTCTGTTAAATATAATTGTATTAAAAATACActctttttaagtttaaaaaaaatgacaaatgagACTCTGCTCTCCTCAATTATTTAACCTGCTTTGTAGAATGTCTAGAGAAAGAGGCATATAATTGAGaatgagatattaaaaaaatatatgagaaagtAAGGTGTCTCCATAAACTACAACCTCAAGGAGCAGTCCACTCTAATAGAGGAAGTTGATTTTAAATCCTGAGCACTTATATTTCACACTAGCAGGAAGAAAGATCACTCACTTATGTTTCACACTAGCAGGAAGAAAGATCACTCACTACGTATAGTTTATACAGGCAATTTCTTTGCCTGTTTCCTATTTCATTCTTACCTAGTTGAGCATTCAGACTTCCAGGCAGGAAAGATCTTCAAGTTTACACTCTCAGTGACTATAAATAGGAGAACATTATTTCATGTGGTAATTCAGGTTGGGTTGCAGCAtaatttcttcatcttcaaaaCTTCTATCTTCTTTTTGGATATTTGCCTGCTTTTTTATGAACTCTAGATCTCTAGACATAAATATCCTGAGAGAGAGTATCCCCTTGGTGCTGGGAAGAATGTTTTAAGAATAAACAGGATATTCTGCACACCTACAAGATGAGGTGACCTCGTTGgggaatttttttctccttcttcgccccattctccctcttttctttccttccaataTGTTTTCCCTGGTTTCAGATCCATGGACAAAACCACAAGTGTCAATTGCGTTATATATTTCCTTTGTTGATTTTACTTTGAAATCCTAGGAAAGATGTATCAATTGACTTAATTGTATCATATTTGAGGCAGATAAAATAACAGAGAATTATTAATGTAATGAGTATATACTTAATTCCCCTACAAAGCAACAACAATGTAaactcaatagaaaaaaaatagacaaagataTGGCATTTTAATTGTTATTAGAAAGCTTCACTAGATATAAAAATCATACAAACATATTCCTTGGCTAAAAGGCTGAGGTTTTATTACTAAATGATACAGTGAGAAGCAGAATACACTCTGTAGATACCAGAATTATTACCCCAAACAGAGAAATGTGACTTTTGGGCCccaaaattaaaggaaattacTTAGTGTTATTACCAAGAATGAATAGTCAGATTTAAAGAGAAAGGGGAAATCAGATATTTGtctttattcctctatctttttttcccaaatagagaaacatttttaactgatgAGAATGTTAAAGGCAATTGTATTTCTGTGCTGATCGGTGGAATGTAACTGCTCTCCATTCTCTAACTCCTATGGGCAatttttctttccactttatACAAAACAGAATTTTTGAAGGGAGTCCCCTAACAGTCAATGAATACACTGCAGTTCTGATCCTCaatatgtattatctcatttaattcttaaaaaaaaaacaatgaaggaaaaattaatacCTTTCCTATTTTATCTTCAGAAATCCGAGGTTCAGAGGAGTTAAGTAAATGTCTCAGTTTCTTGAGATCAATTGTGGTACTAGGACATTAACTGAGGCTCTCTAGTTTTAGAGATCCCCACCAGGTCCTCTATTCTTTTCAAATATCATTATCTCAATATTAACTCCTTTTCCCTTGTGGACCGGAAATCCATTAGGATGATGAAACTATGACCAGCAATTTTCATCTTCATGCTATTTCCATTCCACATGTTATTTAGGAAGTAGTTTTCCTTCTCAAATCATCATGATATGGTCTTAAGTTTTATGAGCCAGGCTAGATTCTTGAGCCTTGACATTAGTAGCTGCACAGGGCCCTGACTTCTGGAGAGTCTCTCTCTTGAGTGATTTGAACTCACTCTCCACAAATTATCATAATTTTTTATCAAGGAGTCCTGCGTTTTTCAGTCTCATCAATTATAGGGCTGATATGTTTATTAGCTTTAGAATTTGGAATTCTAAATGCATTTCTGGTCCTCTTTGAGTTTAGCCTACTTATGCTGTGAGATAACACCAAGAATTGGctcttctttgtttctgttgAGTCAGATAACTAGCTATTCTTCACAGATGTGGGATGCCATTTCTAAAGTATGCCAGGTCTCTGTAAATATTGAGCCTTTTGCTCCACagattatttcattgatttttctctttttatgccAGCAACAAACTACATATTAATTGATGACTTTATTTtaagtcttaatattttttagctGGTTCCACTGCTTATTCTTCTCTTGTAAAACTGCCTTGGGATAATCTACTGTTATACTCACATGTCCTGGCCAGATTGAGGAGAGAAGTTCTAAAGGCTTCCACTTGTTCTTCCTCATTGTGAGAACTCATTTCCCACAGTGAAAAACCTGGTATAGAGGATTCTCTAATTGACAAGTTTGGTTCAATCCCAATTATACCTCCAGGAATTGGGTAAGTAACTATTGGGTGTGTCTGCAGTACCAGAAGATCCACTGTAGAACATATTTTAACCAAGATTCTGTTTATTACATTGCATCTGTATGACCCAGCCACAGGTGCACAGGTGGCCCATGATGTCTAGTCTCTTTGAGGATCAATGCCAATCAAATCATTTGTCCAGTACTCTTAAAAGATATGCATATTCCTTTTCTCCAGAGCCAACCTGGTCTGCAACAGTGAATGCAGATTCTTGAATGGGTAGCCCTACacttcaaaatgtattttcatgGTCTTGTCTTATTGTTTGACTttctaaatacataaaaatgctGACAACTCCCCTAAATTTTAGTACTATTTTTCACTTATAGGTACCTCAAGGTGAGGAACATAATACCTTTTCTCTATTAGTTCCAGAATCATCtcaatatcaatatcaaagaatTCTTTGCCTGAAATTAGTATGAGTTTGTTgtcagaaaaggaaaacaatataaagttttattgaattcTTCATATTTCTCCAGCATTACAACACAGTACAATACATCctttcaaaaaggaaaacaaaaaaggtgAAAGGTTTTGAAAGTCATAATTTTCCATGTCCCATCCAAAGGGAAAATAATACAGTCACTAGACAAAAGAAATTCTGAAGAGTTTTTTCAACTTGCTTGCAGTTTCATGCAATTTCACAGGATTCTTTGAAAGTTTGGCTAGTTGAATTCCAAAAGATCTCTGGATAGAGAGGTTCCATTACACTTTAGGTAGGcctttggttattttatttcttttcatttctgattacaATGTCATTGACTTTAATTACTTAATGATTTCCCTGCTTGGAGAAGAAAAAATCATGACATACCTTTGAAAAATTCTACATAACTAATGTGTGAATTAGGAGATGCTTTAGATTTGAGTAATCATGACCCTAAATCAACATACTCAAAATTTAAGAGCAACAATAATAATATTACTAATAATAGTATTTATTGCTCACATTGAAATGTATTAATCAGGAAGGATCATACACATAAAAAGACCTAATTCTGTCCACATTAGAAATATAGGCATATTATTCTGATTTCATACTAGAGTTCATTAAAGTTTTTAACAAATTGATTATAGCAATTATTATCCTAAAATAAATGCACATTAGGGTTTCAAGGCTAGTGTACATCTGTTCAAGTTTCTCTAATATACCTATGAATGCATTGTTTAATACAACTGGACTAGACATTCCCATGTTGGCCTATCTCCTCAAACAGCTGTCCTGGAGGCTTGGACAGCGGACTCCCACTGGATcacttctccccctttcccctccccgcccctagcctctccgcctgccctctgcctagcaaccacctATCAGA encodes the following:
- the LOC101440852 gene encoding olfactory receptor 12D1-like, encoding MLNKTSLTEFFLLGLTDIQELQPLLFVVFCTIYIGSVSGNGAILMLVISNPRLHSPMYFFLGNLSCLDICYSTVTLPKMLENLVSSRKAISFLGCISQLHFFDFLGSTEALLLGMMALDRLVAICKLLHYTVIMNHQLCIQMASTIWTIGFFHALLHSIMTSRLNFCGSNHIHHFFCDVKAMLELACGNIDLNQWLINTVSGTIGMGPFFLTILSYFYILTYLFFKTHSFRMLQKALSTCASHFMVVILFYVPVLFTYTRPASGSSMDQDAVIALMYSVVTPVLNPLIYTLRNKEVKQAMSRAIRRNF